The genome window gagcacCTGAATACCGTCCCTGAAACCcacctggtagaaggagagagccgaTTTCTGCAAGTTGTCTCTTTCTGAACCTGATGCTTGCCATTTGGCTAGCTTGACTGTCCCAAAAGGTCTAGGAATGAACCggtctccagccccacccccatccccagtggTAGGGTTAAAGGTACACTGCTGCACTTAGGTCTTATACACGgctgctagggatctgaactcaggtcctcacacctgtgCAGCTGCCCCTTCACTGACAGCTCCTCAGCAGACCCCTGGCCTCTTATCGACTTCTCGGAGGACTCTGGTAGCCAGGAAGCCTCATGAGCATGTTCTCCTAGCTCTATGTCTGGCAGATAGACATGCAACACACCCAGGGGTGAATCTGAGTGATTTCAGAGGTGTTCCTTGACCTCTAAGAGGCCGTGTTGGCTCTATGATCCTTGGAGACTAAGGAGCCTCACAGGATTGGTGCAAAGATCCACCAGAGAAATGCTAACACTCCAGAGACACACCTGAATCATTGTTCTTGACTTCAGAACTAATCTTCCTCTGGATTTTGAACCTGGATGACCCAGTTGTCCTATATTTTCCCACCCACCTAAACCAAGCCATGGGAAACggggacagaaggaagagagcgGGTGTTATGGCTTCTCCATTGCTGAAAGTGATCACTTTATTGGTTGGAAAAGGGAGATGCTTTGGAGGGCCCAGGAAGAAACACAAAGGCCAGAGAGAAGGGAGGCCACAGGAATGACACCAGATGCACAATCCAGCAGAAGCATCCTCTCCCGTTCCTCGGGCTGGTGGTGGCTGAAGCTGGAGGAAGAAAACCATGGCACCATCAACAGTAACATCTGTCATACTAGACACAAGTGTCATCAGTGTAAATCCTGACACCGCTTCCTACTTACCTCCATCACACTTGTATACACAGCAATGCACTACCTTCTTGGGGGCTCCGCCTGCATTTTCCAGCAGGTTCTAGACCCATCTCTTATGCTTCAGATCAAACCAAGGACCTGCTTGGATGTACCATGGTCCCAAACAACCACTGGGACCTCCCTGGAGACCCATAAACATTTATCTTCCTAGGAATCTTCCTGCTACCTTCCTGACATTTATCCCCATTCTGTAAGCAAAATAATTGTCTGAGGAGATGAAGAGGCTAGGTAAGGGTCAGAGCTGAAATCTGAATCCTGGTTTTCCTGCCTGCAATGCCTACCATGCAGTTGGCATTCATGGAGATTAGAGACAGTTGGCATCATAGCAGGGCTCAGGTCCTAGGAAGACTGTGGTTCCCACCTAGTCACTGAAAAGCATACTTTGAAATAACAACCGTGAGACGTTGGGCACATGCCCCATCTCGGGCTTCGGTTAACTCTGTGTGCATTAATGGATCCCCCCAGCGATCTGTGGTTGCCACCAAAGGCTTGTCCAAGTTCTTGctcatccttcttcctctgccttgaaCAGCATCCCTACTCTGTATCTCACCAACCATGAATCATTGCCTCATCCTTTTGTGCCAGCTCAAGGTCACCCCCTGGGATGCTTTCTCCGACTGCCCCTactccattctccctccctcaaGTCTGAGTGATGTTTCCTCAGCTGTGTTCCAAGGCAGTGGGCACTGATTGATGGCTCAGGTTATGTCATCAATTCTTCCGTCTCAACCACTGCACTGCAAGCTCAGGGGAGCGGTCTCCTTTCTGTCCAGAACCTCAAACAGCCACTGCTGTATCACTTAATGGGCCAACCAAgtctctgtctccatttctccctttttaaCACTTACTGTGTGACATAATGCTATATTAAGGGTTTTGTTTTACACGTacatgtgtttttcctgcatgtatctgtgtgtacctGGTGTGTGCAGTTCccttggatgccagaagagggcatcagaggccctggaactggggttatagatggttgtcagccactaGATGGGTACCAGTAACCAAACCTGTATTCTCCACAAGAGCagtaagcgctcttaaccaccgagtcacctctctagcccccaacttattagtattttatttttaatcacataCAAAGGGAAGGGTGACTTTCCAAACTTTTCCTTTCAGGGCCTGAGGCACTAAAGGTACTGAATTTAGTCCTGGCTTGCTCAGAGTAAATGCTTAATCCATTTCAGACACAACTAATAAATGCAATGGAAGTTAATGACCTCAACCACACTTGTCCACAAAGATGAGCCATTGGAGTAAATAAAGATCAGCTTCTCTGTGTCTCACTCAACATGCAAAGAGATACCTTCTCCTCAACCCCACTGGCCAttgactcccccaccccacattgTCTGCTCCCCTAGGACACAGCTACCCCTTTCCAATTCCTAAACAAAAGGGAAGTTCATCAGCAAACCCCACCATTCTTCTTCATGAAGGGGTGAACTGGCCACCGCTGTCCCTTGCCTCCACCCTGGTCAGGCTCATCTCATCTGTCCACTCACAGTTGAGTCTGGGAATCTTTCTCTGCCCTCAGCAGTCTAGCCACACCACAGAACATCACGAGGGCCCTTTGAAAACGTCAGGGCAAGTCTCTTTCTGAAGACACACCTCAGGGTCAAGACAACAGCCTCTAAGGCCCTCAGATGGTCTGTCCCAGACCTTTTGACCTCCCTTCATATTTCTACCCAGCCTTCGGGTTCTTCCTTAAATATCTCAGTGCTGTTCCCGCCTTCATATTGCTGTTCCCTCTGCCCTGACAtgctcacattttctttcatttcgtACCTTCTTGGTGAGGACTGCACCTACTGTCCCATGTAAAGGTTACAGTAATGTCccttgtctcccctcccccaggaatACCTCCCTCCTGTTCTCTGTGTCCCATGGCATGTACCTCCCTGTAACATACTACCAAAATCagcttgtttatttcttttctcatgcATTAGACAATAAAACCCATCACCCAGCCTTTTTTGTCTGATTTGTTTGATCATACATCCTCCACATATTGTAGATAAATATTAGTTGAGTTAAGGAAAGTGAATATACAGACAGATTTATCATCACTGTGTTTTCCAAGGTCTTTCTTTACTACTTGCTCTAAGTACCCCATACTTGGGCATCTCTGAACCCGCTCTCCCACTCCCACCTACCTCAGAATGTGGGTGTGGCACAGGTCATCTTCCCACAGCCATTGCGGCAGCATTTCATGTTGTCAGGACACTGGTTGTCCAACTGGCACTGGTCCTCGCAGATACCAAGCTTGGGGAAGTCCACACTGGGGCAGGCGCCCTGCTTTTCTGGGTAGACAAGCGAGTAGGGGGAGGTGAGCTGAGGGACAGGTAGACAATCAGCAAAGCGTGGCTGAGCACTGCCCTGAAGCTGGTTCCCCAACAACAGAGCCGCCTACCTGAGTTGATGTTGGGAACCTGAGGCCTCTCAGAGGTCTTGGGGAGATTATCTGCAAACCCCCAATTTCTGCTCTCAGATGGCTTTGAAACCCCAGCACCTCAGTTTGAGTCCCAGCTCTGCCATTTTCTACCCTTGGGGCTCAAATCTCCCAGAGCTTTAGATGTCACATGGAATCCCTGTCACTCAGTTGTGAGGTTGTTACAAAAGCAATTATCCCCCCCCCATACACCACCCTGAAAAACCAAACTACTTGATAACAACGAGTAATTACAAGCATTAACACTAACTAGTCCTGCTGAGAGCCAAGCACTGTTTAGGTACTAGTTCATCCAAGTCTCACAATAATCTTAAAAGAGGTGAATGGTTCCATTAATACTTCCTTGCAttgcagaggaggaaactgaggcagtatGCTCTTAAGTGCTTTGCCTGAGGCCATGCAGGATTGAAGCAAGATTTGAACCACAGGAGATCTGGCTCCAGGGTGCATGCACTAGCCACTGGCTCTctgctacttctttttttttttttttttttttttttggtttttcgagacagggtttctccgcgtagctttgcgcctttcctggagctcacttggtagcccaggctggcctcgaactcacagagatccgcctggctctgcctcccaagtgctgggattaaaggcgtgcgccaccaccgcccggcttctctgCTACTTCTTAAGCTGTAAAGTGCAGCGCACAGGTAAGAGGTGGCACACATTCCCTGCGCCTGCTCTCACAGGGTCACTGCCAGTAACAATCACTCATCGCCATGGATCTCCATACACACCCGATCACCCATGCACAGCTAGAatcccccacacacagacacacaccccaaGACTATGTTCCATTCGACAGAGGTACCAGACAGAGCCAGGCCCAGCGAAAGGTAAGACGCAGACAGGGGGTAGGCAGGTAAAGGACCATGAGAGGAGAGCTTGCCAGCGTCCTGACTTTGCTACTACTGATGCTGTTGGAGGCTACCCTGAGCCAAAATGAGAATAAGGAGAAGATTTATTACCAAAGCAAGCTGCCTTGTACGGCATGTCCACTCCCGGAGGAGATGCTTTTGAGAACCTGAGAACTGTCGCGTTTAGCTCCTCCTGCACCAGTCTTACAAACTGACCTCATCATGCCTGCTTTGCAAATGAACAGGCAGCTTTCAAAGGGCAAGCTGCTCAGGCTCACACACTTAGGAAACGACAGGGCTAGGATTCAAACCTCCATGCTCCTCCCTGACTCAGGAGGCCAGCTAGCTTGTCCAGCTGACACAAGAAAACAGCATCTTCATCCACAACTCCGTCTTCCCTGGTCATCCTTTCCCAGGCCCACCTGTAGCAGCACTTCCACACCCTAAAGCTGCCGCTCAATGGCAAGCCTTCCCTCCACCTTTCTGCTCATATCACCTTAGGATCCCTAAGTTAGACATGCTCCCAGCCTCTTATTAGGGAGAAATAGTAAAGGCAAAATAGTGGGTAGGGCTGTGTCCACGATCAAGACCAGTATTTACAACCTCTGTGTTCCCATCttgtccccacctccacctcctagCCTCAGCTTTTCCCTCTTGGAAAAGAAACTTAGATTCCATACCAAGGTTACTTTCTTCCTCTGCCACAGCCGGTGGCTGtgtcggtggtggtggtggcgtggTGGAGACTTGACCTCCCTCTGATGGAGAAGTCTGGTTGGCTGATGGAATAGTATCCCGGAGTTTTTCCTCGTTCAGTCCTGAAGGTGGGAGGAgatgttgttttggtttggtttggattt of Peromyscus maniculatus bairdii isolate BWxNUB_F1_BW_parent chromosome 4, HU_Pman_BW_mat_3.1, whole genome shotgun sequence contains these proteins:
- the Wfdc2 gene encoding WAP four-disulfide core domain protein 2 — translated: MPACRLGLPAAGLLLGLLLLFTHLSDAGAGAEKAGVCPQLQERTDCAKECSSDDQCLDNLKCCQAGCSSFCSSPNGLNEEKLRDTIPSANQTSPSEGGQVSTTPPPPPTQPPAVAEEESNLEKQGACPSVDFPKLGICEDQCQLDNQCPDNMKCCRNGCGKMTCATPTF